One Panicum virgatum strain AP13 chromosome 9K, P.virgatum_v5, whole genome shotgun sequence genomic region harbors:
- the LOC120652309 gene encoding protein transport protein SEC31 homolog B-like, translating into MLAEEGTARTYLLALLGFNTLEETTRHSTNELGRTFSDTFNIDNGLFTGSTDARSLFDNGDDFFNNLQFSQKNLSEEPKKNSTSVEQTLQETVKKFATSDPSVDASIQHALVTGNHKVAVNQCISANLYADALVIAHAGGSTLWESTCNNYMRNSTSPYLMVIHAVVGSDLMSLVGTCPLNSWKETLALLCTYVLGEEWTVLCNTLASRLLGVGDRLAATLCYICAGNIDKTVETWSHNLKSHDGAMMYINRLQDLMEKLIILALATECKRFSASVSKLVENCAELLASQGLLKTAMQYLELLGSDDNSNELSMLQSRIALSTGDNVTASCRSFAPDSNSSCLANKSSRGAPFQLSGFHAQCQYQCTGRNCESEVHTCCFS; encoded by the exons ATGCTTGCAGAAGAGGGTACTGCAAGGACATATTTGCTTGCTCTTCTTGGCTTCAATACACTAGAAGAAACAACTAGGCATTCAACGAATGAACTGGGCAGAACTTTCTCGGACACATTTAATATTGATAATGGCCTTTTTACTGGTAGTACAGATGCTCGATCTCTCTTTGACAATGGAGATGATTTTTTCAACAATCTTCAGTTTTCTCAGAAAAACTTGTCAGaagaaccaaaaaaaaattcgacAAGTGTTGAGCAGACACTGCAGGAAACTGTTAAAAAATTTGCGACATCTGATCCATCAGTAGATGCAAGTATTCAGCATGCATTGGTAACTGGAAATCACAAAGTAGCAGTAAATCAGTGCATCTCAGCAAACCTTTATGCTGATGCTTTGGTGATTGCCCATGCCGGGGGTTCTACCCTATGGGAAAGCACTTGCAACAACTATATGAGGAACAGTACCTCACCTTATCTAATG GTTATTCATGCTGTGGTAGGCAGTGACCTAATGAGCCTTGTTGGTACATGTCCACTCAACTCTTGGAAGGAAACACTCGCTCTTCTCTGCACA TATGTCCTGGGGGAAGAATGGACTGTTTTGTGTAACACACTTGCGTCTAGACTTCTTGGGGTTGGTGATAGACTGGCTGCAACCCTTTGTTATATATGTGCTGGTAATATTGACAAAACAGTGGAAACCTGGTCCCACAACTTGAAATCCCATGACGGTGCAATGATGTACATCAATCGTCTTCAG GACTTGATGGAGAAGCTCATTATTCTTGCCCTTGCTACAGAGTGCAAGAGGTTCAGTGCATCAGTTTCTAAACTTGTTGAGAACTGTGCTGAACTGCTTGCTAGCCAAGGTCTTCTTAAAACTGCAATGCAATACCTTGAACTGTTAGGATCGGATGACAACTCAAATGAACTATCAATGCTGCAGAGTCGTATTGCATTGTCCACTGGAG ATAATGTCACAGCCAGCTGTAGGAGTTTTGCTCCAGATAGCAATTCTTCCTGTCTTGCAAATAAATCAAGTCGCGGTGCCCCATTTCAGCTATCTGGATTTCATGCCCAATGCCAGTATCAGTGCACTGGCAGGAACTGTGAATCAGAAGTTCACACATGCTGTTTCAGCTAA
- the LOC120652310 gene encoding XIAP-associated factor 1-like isoform X1, with amino-acid sequence MAAAGADTDPAAAAPAVSTCAHCQREIPSSNIDLHSVHCARNLQKCQHCGEMVPRKLMDEHYDENHAPMNCTLCKDTIERESWDLHKSEKCPQRMVACEYCEFELPAVDMNEHQDVCGNRTEYCQTCKKYIRLREWIGHEIQCHTNSNGSAETSSARTIPEREVRPPAPVRPARPAHGSQHKRLLFTIAVTGIAVMVGSILFQRDESF; translated from the exons ATGGCAGCGGCCGGCGCCGACACCGATCCCGCCGCGGCTGCCCCCGCCGTCTCCACCTGCGCGCACTG TCAGCGGGAGATCCCATCTTCGAACATCGACTTGCATTCTGTACATTGCGCCCGTAACCTCCAAAAGTGCCAGCACTGTGGAGAAATGGTTCCGAGGAAGCTTATGGATGAACATTACGATGAAAATCATGCCCCG ATGAATTGCACCCTTTGCAAAGACACAATAGAGCGTGAAAGTTGGGATCTTCATAAAAGTGAAAAGTGCCCACAGAGAATGGTTGCCTGTGAATATTGCGAGTTTGAACTGCCTGCAGTTGATATGAATGAACATCAG GATGTATGTGGAAACCGAACAGAATATTGCCAAACATGCAAAAAATATATTAGACTGCGTGAATGGATAGGGCATGAAATACAGTGCCATACAAACTCAAATGGTTCTGCAGAAACATCAAG TGCCAGAACAATTCCAGAGAGGGAAGTACGACCTCCGGCACCAGTACGACCAGCACGTCCTGCTCATGGTTCACAACACAAGCGGCTCCTCTTCACAATAGCGGTCACTGGAATAGCTGTCATGGTTGGCTCAATACTGTTCCAAAGGGATGAGAGTTTCTAG
- the LOC120652310 gene encoding XIAP-associated factor 1-like isoform X2, whose product MAAAGADTDPAAAAPAVSTCAHCQREIPSSNIDLHSVHCARNLQKCQHCGEMVPRKLMDEHYDENHAPMNCTLCKDTIERESWDLHKSEKCPQRMVACEYCEFELPAVDMNEHQDVCGNRTEYCQTCKKYIRLREWIGHEIQCHTNSNGSAETSRTIPEREVRPPAPVRPARPAHGSQHKRLLFTIAVTGIAVMVGSILFQRDESF is encoded by the exons ATGGCAGCGGCCGGCGCCGACACCGATCCCGCCGCGGCTGCCCCCGCCGTCTCCACCTGCGCGCACTG TCAGCGGGAGATCCCATCTTCGAACATCGACTTGCATTCTGTACATTGCGCCCGTAACCTCCAAAAGTGCCAGCACTGTGGAGAAATGGTTCCGAGGAAGCTTATGGATGAACATTACGATGAAAATCATGCCCCG ATGAATTGCACCCTTTGCAAAGACACAATAGAGCGTGAAAGTTGGGATCTTCATAAAAGTGAAAAGTGCCCACAGAGAATGGTTGCCTGTGAATATTGCGAGTTTGAACTGCCTGCAGTTGATATGAATGAACATCAG GATGTATGTGGAAACCGAACAGAATATTGCCAAACATGCAAAAAATATATTAGACTGCGTGAATGGATAGGGCATGAAATACAGTGCCATACAAACTCAAATGGTTCTGCAGAAACATCAAG AACAATTCCAGAGAGGGAAGTACGACCTCCGGCACCAGTACGACCAGCACGTCCTGCTCATGGTTCACAACACAAGCGGCTCCTCTTCACAATAGCGGTCACTGGAATAGCTGTCATGGTTGGCTCAATACTGTTCCAAAGGGATGAGAGTTTCTAG
- the LOC120652311 gene encoding rho GTPase-activating protein 7-like isoform X2, whose amino-acid sequence MSSAPVAGAAFERYQQRGGGGAAAANGSTVFKSGPLFISSKGIGWKSWKKRWFILTRTSLVFFKSDPNTLPQRGIEVNVTLGGIDLNNSGSVVVREDKKLLTVLFPDGRDGRAFTLKAETSEDLFEWKTALEEALAQAPNAALVMGHNGIFRNETADTYEGAVPNWREKRPIKSLVTGRPILLALEDIDGSPSFLEKALRFLEKHGIKVEGILRQAADVEEVDRRLQEYEQGRTEFSADEDAHIVGDCVKHVLRELPSSPVPASCCTALLEAFRLEAKDAKINAMRSAISETFPEPNRRLLQRILKMMHTIASHTSENRMTASAVAACMAPLLLRPLLAGECEMDEVFDMDGDDSAQLLAAANAANSAQGIIATLLEEYEGIFHDEHLRCSLSPESQIEDSGTEASTDDGNLNAKGNGFHDAENDVDQEMDDDNGAERILSGKLSESSGYAGSDLYDYKAVNADEADAERPVEVLEGNVDLGKVQNSRSVENGSANVDTLLSENNPSNPASGHETPLSMGEILSSFDPGISVPTQNSEYSVERQSNKINGSHPHVKRSNFWGRNNARKSQHSESVDSSGEEELAIQRLEIAKNDLQNRIAKEARGNAILQASLERRKQALHERRLALEQDVSRLQEQLQAERDLRAALEVGLSMSSGQFSSARSMDVKTRAELEEIALAEADVARLKQKVAELHLQLNQQRQHQYGSTVDANDRHHRLPGHFSQQNFVQQGFDMNLAFCNQERQRNEESSMESSQWRNIKQHVLPYGSSRPLTRKLSFDASSSESRGTEASTSMPTENTSVAINVPKLAEGIEYGRQPMVASSTLVELTTRLDFFKERRSQLMEQLHSLDLGHGSASQGFPFKPPSPWNHPR is encoded by the exons ATGTCGTCCGCGCCGGTGGCGGGGGCGGCGTTCGAGCGGTACCAGCagcgcggaggtggcggcgccgcggcggccaacGGCAGCACG GTTTTCAAGAGCGGGCCTCTCTTCATATCATCCAAAG GGATTGGATGGAAATCATGGAAGAAGCGTTGGTTCATCCTCACACGAACATCATTGGTTTTCTTCAAGAGTGATCCT AATACCTTGCCCCAGAGAGGCATTGAAGTGAATGTTACTCTAGGAGGAATTGATTTGAATAATTCTGGAAG TGTTGTAGTCAGAGAAGACAAGAAATTGTTAACCGTTCTTTTCCCAGATGGCCGCGATGGTCGTGCATTCACGCTTAAG GCAGAAACTTCTGAAGATTTATTCGAGTGGAAAACAGCATTGGAAGAAGCTCTTGCACAAGCTCCAAATGCAGCTCTTGTGATGGGACATAATGGGATATTTCGTAATGAGACAGCTGACACATATGAAGGAGCTGTTCCAAACT ggagagagaagagaccAATCAAATCATTGGTGACAGGCAGGCCAATTCTGCTTGCACTTGAGGATATTGATGGCAGTCCTTCTTTTTTAGAAAAGGCCCTGCGCTTTCTTGAGAAACATG GAATAAAAGTGGAAGGAATTTTGCGGCAGGCTGCAGATGTGGAAGAGGTTGACAGGAGGTTGCAGGAATATGAGCAAG GAAGGACTGAGTTTTCAGCAGATGAGGATGCTCACATTGTTGGTGACTGTGTAAAG CATGTTCTCCGAGAGCTACCATCGTCCCCTGTGCCTGCTTCTTGCTGTACAGCATTATTAGAAGCTTTCC GCCTTGAAGCTAAGGATGCTAAGATAAATGCTATGCGTTCAGCTATATCTGAGACATTTCCTGAGCCCAATCGAAGGCTGCTGCAGAG AATTTTGAAAATGATGCACACTATTGCATCTCATACTTCTGAAAATCGAATGACTGCATCAGCGGTTGCTGCCTGTATGGCACCTCTTCTGTTGCGTCCACTTCTGGCTGGTGAGTGTGAGATGGATGAGGTATTTGATATGGATGGTGACGATTCTGCTCAGCTTCTTGCTGCTGCAAATGCTGCTAACAGTGCTCAAGGCATCATCGCAACTCTTTTAGAGGAATATGAGGGCATTTTTCAT GATGAACACCTCAGATGTTCCTTGTCACCCGAGTCTCAAATTGAAGATAGTGGTACTGAAGCATCAACTGATGATGGGAATTTGAACGCCAAGGGCAACGGATTCCATGATGCAGAAAATGATGTAGATCAAGAAATGGATGATGATAATGGTGCGGAACGTATACTTAGTGGAAAATTGAGTGAGAGCAGTGGATATGCTGGCAGTGACCTCTATGACTATAAG GCAGTCAATGCTGATGAGGCAGATGCTGAACGCCCTGTAGAGGTGTTGGAAGGAAATGTGGATTTGGGCAAAGTACAAAATAGTCGTTCGGTTGAAAATGGTTCAGCAAATGTGGACACATTACTCAGTGAAAACAATCCTTCTAATCCAGCATCTGGTCATGAGACTCCTTTGTCTATGGGAGAAATCCTTTCTTCTTTTGATCCTGGAATTTCTGTACCTACTCAGAATTCGGAATATTCTGTAGAGAGACAGTCAAACAAAATTAATGGATCTCACCCACACGTGAAGCGGAGCAACTTTTGGGGACGAAATAAT GCAAGAAAGAGCCAACACTCAGAATCAGTTGATTCATCTGGTGAAGAAGA GCTTGCTATTCAAAGGCTTGAGATCGCAAAGAATGATCTACAAAACAGAATTGCCAAAGAG GCTAGGGGGAATGCAATTCTACAAGCGAGTttggaaagaagaaaacaagCACTACATGAACGCAGATTGGCTTTGGAACAGGAT GTGTCCAGGTTGCAAGAACAGCTACAAGCTGAGAGAGATCTTCGAGCTGCATTGGAGGTTGGGTTGAGCATGTCTTCTGGACAGTTTTCAAGTGCGCGTTCGATGGACGTGAAG ACAAGGGCAGAGCTAGAGGAGATTGCTCTTGCTGAAGCTGATGTTGCAAGGTTAAAACAGAAGGTTGCAGAGCTTCATCTCCAACTCAATCAACAACGGCAACACCAGTATGGCTCTACAGTGGATGCAAATGATCGCCATCACCGCCTTCCTGGTCACTTCTCGCAGCA AAACTTTGTTCAACAAGGATTTGATATGAACCTTGCTTTCTGCAATCAAGAGAGGCAAAGAAATGAG GAGAGCTCAATGGAGTCCTCACAGTGGAGAAACATCAAGCAGCATGTGCTACCTTACGGTTCTTCAAGGCCACTCACCCGTAAGCTTTCATTTGATGCCTCTTCGAGTGAATCAAGAGGCACAGAAGCCTCAACAAGCATGCCAACAGAGAACACCTCTGTGGCCATCAATGTCCCAAAGTTAGCTGAG GGCATTGAATATGGGAGGCAACCAATGGTGGCTTCCTCCACTTTGGTAGAACTAACGACTAGACTAGATTTCTTCAAGGAGCGGAGGTCGCAACTGATGGAACAACTCCATAGTCTTGATTTAGGACATGGGTCTGCTTCTCAGGGTTTTCCATTCAAGCCACCCTCTCCTTGGAACCATCCAAGGTAG
- the LOC120652311 gene encoding rho GTPase-activating protein 7-like isoform X1, with protein sequence MSSAPVAGAAFERYQQRGGGGAAAANGSTVFKSGPLFISSKGIGWKSWKKRWFILTRTSLVFFKSDPNTLPQRGIEVNVTLGGIDLNNSGSVVVREDKKLLTVLFPDGRDGRAFTLKAETSEDLFEWKTALEEALAQAPNAALVMGHNGIFRNETADTYEGAVPNWREKRPIKSLVTGRPILLALEDIDGSPSFLEKALRFLEKHGIKVEGILRQAADVEEVDRRLQEYEQGRTEFSADEDAHIVGDCVKHVLRELPSSPVPASCCTALLEAFRLEAKDAKINAMRSAISETFPEPNRRLLQRILKMMHTIASHTSENRMTASAVAACMAPLLLRPLLAGECEMDEVFDMDGDDSAQLLAAANAANSAQGIIATLLEEYEGIFHDEHLRCSLSPESQIEDSGTEASTDDGNLNAKGNGFHDAENDVDQEMDDDNGAERILSGKLSESSGYAGSDLYDYKAVNADEADAERPVEVLEGNVDLGKVQNSRSVENGSANVDTLLSENNPSNPASGHETPLSMGEILSSFDPGISVPTQNSEYSVERQSNKINGSHPHVKRSNFWGRNNARKSQHSESVDSSGEEELAIQRLEIAKNDLQNRIAKEARGNAILQASLERRKQALHERRLALEQDVSRLQEQLQAERDLRAALEVGLSMSSGQFSSARSMDVKTRAELEEIALAEADVARLKQKVAELHLQLNQQRQHQYGSTVDANDRHHRLPGHFSQQNFVQQGFDMNLAFCNQERQRNEQESSMESSQWRNIKQHVLPYGSSRPLTRKLSFDASSSESRGTEASTSMPTENTSVAINVPKLAEGIEYGRQPMVASSTLVELTTRLDFFKERRSQLMEQLHSLDLGHGSASQGFPFKPPSPWNHPR encoded by the exons ATGTCGTCCGCGCCGGTGGCGGGGGCGGCGTTCGAGCGGTACCAGCagcgcggaggtggcggcgccgcggcggccaacGGCAGCACG GTTTTCAAGAGCGGGCCTCTCTTCATATCATCCAAAG GGATTGGATGGAAATCATGGAAGAAGCGTTGGTTCATCCTCACACGAACATCATTGGTTTTCTTCAAGAGTGATCCT AATACCTTGCCCCAGAGAGGCATTGAAGTGAATGTTACTCTAGGAGGAATTGATTTGAATAATTCTGGAAG TGTTGTAGTCAGAGAAGACAAGAAATTGTTAACCGTTCTTTTCCCAGATGGCCGCGATGGTCGTGCATTCACGCTTAAG GCAGAAACTTCTGAAGATTTATTCGAGTGGAAAACAGCATTGGAAGAAGCTCTTGCACAAGCTCCAAATGCAGCTCTTGTGATGGGACATAATGGGATATTTCGTAATGAGACAGCTGACACATATGAAGGAGCTGTTCCAAACT ggagagagaagagaccAATCAAATCATTGGTGACAGGCAGGCCAATTCTGCTTGCACTTGAGGATATTGATGGCAGTCCTTCTTTTTTAGAAAAGGCCCTGCGCTTTCTTGAGAAACATG GAATAAAAGTGGAAGGAATTTTGCGGCAGGCTGCAGATGTGGAAGAGGTTGACAGGAGGTTGCAGGAATATGAGCAAG GAAGGACTGAGTTTTCAGCAGATGAGGATGCTCACATTGTTGGTGACTGTGTAAAG CATGTTCTCCGAGAGCTACCATCGTCCCCTGTGCCTGCTTCTTGCTGTACAGCATTATTAGAAGCTTTCC GCCTTGAAGCTAAGGATGCTAAGATAAATGCTATGCGTTCAGCTATATCTGAGACATTTCCTGAGCCCAATCGAAGGCTGCTGCAGAG AATTTTGAAAATGATGCACACTATTGCATCTCATACTTCTGAAAATCGAATGACTGCATCAGCGGTTGCTGCCTGTATGGCACCTCTTCTGTTGCGTCCACTTCTGGCTGGTGAGTGTGAGATGGATGAGGTATTTGATATGGATGGTGACGATTCTGCTCAGCTTCTTGCTGCTGCAAATGCTGCTAACAGTGCTCAAGGCATCATCGCAACTCTTTTAGAGGAATATGAGGGCATTTTTCAT GATGAACACCTCAGATGTTCCTTGTCACCCGAGTCTCAAATTGAAGATAGTGGTACTGAAGCATCAACTGATGATGGGAATTTGAACGCCAAGGGCAACGGATTCCATGATGCAGAAAATGATGTAGATCAAGAAATGGATGATGATAATGGTGCGGAACGTATACTTAGTGGAAAATTGAGTGAGAGCAGTGGATATGCTGGCAGTGACCTCTATGACTATAAG GCAGTCAATGCTGATGAGGCAGATGCTGAACGCCCTGTAGAGGTGTTGGAAGGAAATGTGGATTTGGGCAAAGTACAAAATAGTCGTTCGGTTGAAAATGGTTCAGCAAATGTGGACACATTACTCAGTGAAAACAATCCTTCTAATCCAGCATCTGGTCATGAGACTCCTTTGTCTATGGGAGAAATCCTTTCTTCTTTTGATCCTGGAATTTCTGTACCTACTCAGAATTCGGAATATTCTGTAGAGAGACAGTCAAACAAAATTAATGGATCTCACCCACACGTGAAGCGGAGCAACTTTTGGGGACGAAATAAT GCAAGAAAGAGCCAACACTCAGAATCAGTTGATTCATCTGGTGAAGAAGA GCTTGCTATTCAAAGGCTTGAGATCGCAAAGAATGATCTACAAAACAGAATTGCCAAAGAG GCTAGGGGGAATGCAATTCTACAAGCGAGTttggaaagaagaaaacaagCACTACATGAACGCAGATTGGCTTTGGAACAGGAT GTGTCCAGGTTGCAAGAACAGCTACAAGCTGAGAGAGATCTTCGAGCTGCATTGGAGGTTGGGTTGAGCATGTCTTCTGGACAGTTTTCAAGTGCGCGTTCGATGGACGTGAAG ACAAGGGCAGAGCTAGAGGAGATTGCTCTTGCTGAAGCTGATGTTGCAAGGTTAAAACAGAAGGTTGCAGAGCTTCATCTCCAACTCAATCAACAACGGCAACACCAGTATGGCTCTACAGTGGATGCAAATGATCGCCATCACCGCCTTCCTGGTCACTTCTCGCAGCA AAACTTTGTTCAACAAGGATTTGATATGAACCTTGCTTTCTGCAATCAAGAGAGGCAAAGAAATGAG CAGGAGAGCTCAATGGAGTCCTCACAGTGGAGAAACATCAAGCAGCATGTGCTACCTTACGGTTCTTCAAGGCCACTCACCCGTAAGCTTTCATTTGATGCCTCTTCGAGTGAATCAAGAGGCACAGAAGCCTCAACAAGCATGCCAACAGAGAACACCTCTGTGGCCATCAATGTCCCAAAGTTAGCTGAG GGCATTGAATATGGGAGGCAACCAATGGTGGCTTCCTCCACTTTGGTAGAACTAACGACTAGACTAGATTTCTTCAAGGAGCGGAGGTCGCAACTGATGGAACAACTCCATAGTCTTGATTTAGGACATGGGTCTGCTTCTCAGGGTTTTCCATTCAAGCCACCCTCTCCTTGGAACCATCCAAGGTAG
- the LOC120652313 gene encoding phosphatidylinositol 4-phosphate 5-kinase 4-like, translating to MLNLQLGIRHAVGKQGPITLDLKSSAFDPKEKVWTRFPPEGSKYTPPHSSCDFKWKDYCPQVFRTLRKLFKVDAADYMLSLCGDQALRELSSPGKSGSFFYLTSNDQYMIKTMKKSEVKIFLKMLRAYYNHVRAFENTLVTKFFGLHCVKLAGANQKKVRFVIMGNLFCSDYPIHRRFDLKGSSLGRTTDKPQTEIDEYTTLKDLDLNFIFRLQKHWCQEFQRQVDRDCEFLEQENIMDYSLLVGVHFRDTRDRLLTGGSFDSDSSRGSSPHLSRGDTDGNRFAKIKLGSNMPIRAERTIRKSDIEPQIIGEPTGEFYDVVLYFGIIDILQDYDISKKLEHAYKSFQYDPTSISAVDPKQYSRRFRDFVFKAFQEEKFDL from the exons ATGCTCAACCTGCAGCTCGGCATCAG GCACGCAGTAGGAAAGCAAGGTCCAATTACACTTGATCTTAAATCATCAGCTTTTGACCCAAAGGAGAAAGTATGGACAAGGTTCCCTCCGGAGGGCTCAAAGTACACCCCTCCACACAGTTCTTGTGATTTCAAGTGGAAGGATTACTGCCCACAAGTATTCCG GACATTGCGCAAGTTGTTCAAGGTTGATGCCGCAGACTACATGTTATCCCTTTGTGGAGATCAGGCTCTCCGGGAGCTCTCATCACCTGGTAAAAGTGGGAGCTTCTTTTATCTTACAAGCAACGACCAGTACATGATAAAGACGATGAAGAAATCTGAAGTAAAG ATATTTCTGAAGATGCTTCGAGCTTATTATAATCATGTCAGGGCATTTGAGAACACTCTAGTCACAAAGTTTTTCGGTCTTCACTGTGTCAAATTAGCTGGAGCGAACCAAAAGAAG GTTCGTTTTGTCATAATGGGGAATCTGTTCTGCTCTGATTACCCCATTCATAGGAGATTTGACCTGAAAGGTTCATCTCTTGGACGTACAACTGACAAACCACAGACAGAGATTGATGAGTACACTACTCTGAAGGATCTTGATCTCAACTTTATATTTCGACTGCAAAAACATTGGTGCCAGGAGTTCCAAAG GCAAGTTGACAGGGACTGCGAGTTCCTCGAGCAGGAAAATATCATGGATTATAGTCTCTTGGTTGGTGTACATTTTAGGGATACTAGGGATAGGCTATTGACCGGAG GTTCATTCGATAGTGACAGCAGCAGAGGATCATCGCCTCACTTGTCTAGGGGAGATACGGATGGAAACAG GTTCGCCAAGATAAAGCTTGGGTCAAACATGCCGATAAGGGCTGAACGGACAATAAGAAAGAGTGACATTGAACCACAGATTATCGGCGAGCCTACTGGAGAGTTCTACGACGTTGTATTATATTTCGGGATAATAGACATACTTCAAGATTATGATATCAGCAAAAAGCTTGAGCATGCATACAAGTCTTTCCAATATGACCCAACATCCATTTCAGCAGTCGATCCAAAACAGTACTCAAGACGCTTCAGAGACTTCGTATTCAAAGCGTTCCAGGAAGAGAAGTTTGACTTGTGA
- the LOC120648131 gene encoding uncharacterized protein LOC120648131, whose product MAGAARQARGGAALPRRRRGMADRGQGGPEERGARRPSKACVGAAQGHVRGRGGGGARRRGHFGQRRARRRRCGAGRAPARSGGAVARGGAALCRAGTARGVRRQEQGGPMVARQRSGAGSART is encoded by the coding sequence ATGGCTGGCGCGGCCCGgcaggctcgcggcggcgcggctctcccccgccggcggcgcggcatggCCGACCGCGGCCAGGGCGGGCCGGAGGAGCGGGGCGCCCGGCGGCCGAGCAAGGCGTGCGTGGGGGCAGCCCAAGGGCAcgtgcggggcaggggcggcggcggcgcgcggcggcgcggccacttCGGCCAGCGcagggccaggcggcggcggtgtggggcGGGGCGAGCACCAGCGCGGTCGGGCGGTGCCGTcgcgcgcggtggcgcggccctGTGCCGCGCGGGCACTgctcgcggcgtgcggcggcaggAGCAGGGTGGGCCGATGGTGGCGCGGCAGCGTTCTGGCGCCGGTAGCGCAAGAACATGA